Proteins co-encoded in one Aethina tumida isolate Nest 87 chromosome 7, icAetTumi1.1, whole genome shotgun sequence genomic window:
- the LOC109597784 gene encoding uncharacterized protein LOC109597784 produces the protein MGRILRIQIFFTALQMLFLLMRWSTEGAVMAPPWANPKLNPCAKQPMGWQLLYWPPDGKCYKIFQTGYPCPEGMELSPSSDKSGNEFSAECRCPPKTAQSARDGRCYELFTIGPCEKGSYFAPDTYYNNNSSKRKWGVCKQLKTCSNPSEIYWPQDGKCYKKLTKGPCAKGQLLYSPSPDKMPACKCGKQRELREFRFDNGECYQHFTRGPCLEQGHLFLPDRSCGCHSFLPHYHEESEQCYELGSIGPCSSGEIFDLNQKTRRGSCNCKPGYIRYQSDKCYRPYTQGPCPADHILLNTTTCIRQPCEKGHLYFPADNQCFRIGTRGPCAAGKIVTFDFNTRPSVDGVSYHGVCMCERRDCRTDSNQEMCDSTKGMVRYGNGCHKLYTQGPCPKGSWMVPKRRRGREGLWSDGSNEKDGICECAPGHTRVQKTVRNRNVTICVSPTVILANYLNSNFTIAQVVTIK, from the exons ATATTCTTCACTGCACTACAAATGCTCTTCCTGCTGATGCGATGGTCGACGGAGGGGGCGGTGATGGCGCCCCCGTGGGCCAACCCCAAGCTCAATCCCTGCGCCAAACAGCCGATGGGCTGGCAACTGTTGTACTGGCCGCCGGACGGAAagtgttacaaaatatttcag ACGGGTTATCCGTGTCCCGAGGGCATGGAACTGAGTCCATCCTCGGACAAATCGGGAAATGAATTTTCAGCGGAATGTCGCTGTCCACCCAAAACGGCCCAATCCGCCAGGGACGGACGGTGCTACGAATTATTCACCATAGGACCCTGCGAGAAGGGCTCCTACTTCGCCCCCGACACCTACTACAACAACAACAG TTCCAAAAGAAAATGGGGTGTATGCAAGCAGTTGAAGACTTGCTCGAATCCTTCGGAAATCTACTGGCCTCAGGACGGCAAGTGCTATAAAAAACTGACGAAGGGACCGTGTGCCAAAGGACAGTTATTGTACAGTCCGTCCCCTGATAAAATGCCGGCGTGCAAGTGCGGCAAGCAGCGTGAACTCCGGGAGTTCAGGTTCGACAACGGGGAATGCTATCAGCACTTCACGCGGGGGCCTTGCCTTGAACAAGGGCATCTGTTCCTACCCGACCGGAGTTGCGGGTGTCACAGTTTTCTGCCCCATTACCACGAGGAATCTGAACAATGCTACGAACTTG GTTCAATAGGACCGTGTTCGTCAGGCGAAATCTTCGacctgaaccagaagacgagACGCGGCTCGTGCAACTGCAAGCCAGGCTACATCCGTTACCAATCCGACAAATGTTACCGTCCCTACACCCAAGGTCCGTGTCCCGCGGATCACATCCTCCTCAACACCACCACCTGCATCCGCCAACCTTGCGAGAAGGGCCACCTGTACTTCCCCGCTGATAACCAGTGCTTCCGTATCGGCACCAGAGGTCCGTGCGCCGCGGGCAAAATCGTAACGTTCGACTTCAACACACGACCGTCCGTGGACGGCGTCTCCTATCACGGCGTCTGCATGTGCGAGCGACGCGACTGCCGCACCGACTCGAACCAGGAGATGTGCGACAGTACCAAGGGCATGGTGCGGTACGGAAACGGATGCCACAAGCTCTACACGCAAGGACCGTGTCCGAAGGGCTCGTGGATGGTTCCGAAACGGCGACGCGGCAGGGAGGGACTGTGGTCGGACGGTAGCAACGAGAAGGACGGCATCTGTGAGTGTGCACCGGGGCACACCAGGGTGCAGAAGACTGTTAGGAATAGGAACGTGACGATATGCGTGTCTCCCACTGTGATTTTAGCTAATTATTTGAACAGTAATTTCACCATCGCTCAAGTTGTGacgattaaataa
- the LOC109597786 gene encoding zinc finger CCCH domain-containing protein 11A isoform X1 → MPEDVYYCHDNFFKKMTDLESPRKNNDCYFYYYSTCAKGDSCTFRHEPSALGCETMCSFWKEGKCLNVHCNYRHMELRKNRKAIACYWESQPGGCLKQHCPFMHQNKSDPESPEKTDSNTEKQNNERSVPEKCQKNDVFKNSGVDSLVVNFEEESDSESMPSHSPLKHPNRQIKTLDEIKLEKIQAEAAAYYSYGAEQSPSSGDDLRKRIMERLSIKAQPPIDTEKRPAKRNLEVESETKHTKKQKKNEPNVNEIKIKTLAEIRAERNKRIHDQPTDAVVSKRKHSEIVFNDQKAVDETEVSSTSLDEDVNKPAASPPKKLKLRRRPLIVEESEKTVETVSNSVNNERGNNEKLETDQSRTSDRTECKPLGTDQSDFSKTMDEVLLLEDDEDDSNVSIRAEDDLLNEIDSILDE, encoded by the exons ATGCCTGAAGACGTTTATTACTG TCACGACAACTTCTTCAAAAAAATGACGGACCTCGAATCGCCCCGTAAAAATAACGACTGTTATTTCTACTATTACTCCACATGTGCAAAG GGTGACAGTTGCACATTCCGGCATGAACCGTCTGCCTTAGGATGCGAAACGATGTGTTCATTTTGGAAAGAAGGCAAATGCCTAAATGTTCACTGCAATTATAGACACATGGAACTCAGG AAAAACAGAAAAGCAATCGCCTGTTATTGGGAGTCCCAACCTGGGGGCTGCCTTAAACAGCACTGTCCATTCATGCACCAGAACAAGAGTGATCCAGAATCTCCAGAGAAGACCGATAGCAATACag AGAAACAGAACAATGAAAGATCTGTGCCTGAGAAATGCCAGAAAAATGACGTCTTCAAAAACTCGGGCGTCGACAGTTTAGTGGTGAATTTTGAAGAAG AGTCCGACAGTGAATCCATGCCTTCACACAGCCCGTTAAAACATCCAAATCGACAAATCAAGACATTGGATGAAATCAAATTGGAGAAAATCCAGGCTGAAGCTGCCGCTTACTATTCATATGGGG cCGAACAGTCCCCATCATCTGGTGACGATCTCAGAAAACGTATAATGGAACGTTTGTCAATAAAAGCACAACCACCAATCGACACAGAAAAGCGACCGGCAAAAAGAAACCTAGAAGTAGAAAGTGAAACAAAACATAccaaaaaacagaaaaaaaatgaacCAAATGTTAATGAGATCAAGATCAAAACTCTGGCGGAAATACGAGCggaaagaaataaaaggaTTCACGATCAACCGACGGATGCTGTGGTTTCTAAACGGAAACACTCCGAGATCGTATTTAATGACCAAAAAGCGGTGGACGAAACGGAAGTAAGTAGTACGAGTTTAGATGAAGACGTCAACAAACCAGCGGCGAGTCCACcaaagaaattgaaattgagGAGGAGACCTCTTATTGTAGAGGAGAGTGAAAAGACAGTTGAAACTGTATCTAACAGTGTTAATAATGAACGTGGTAACAATGAAAAACTGGAAACTGATCAATCGCGTACTTCAGACAGAACTGAATGTAAACCTCTTGGAACTGACCAGAGTGATTTTAGTAAAACAATGGATGAAGTTCTATTGTTGGAAGATGATGAAGACGATAGTAATGTTAGTATTAGGGCAGAAGACGATTTATTAAATGAGATCGACAGTATATTAGATGAATAA
- the LOC109597786 gene encoding zinc finger CCCH domain-containing protein 11A isoform X3, with protein MPEDVYYCHDNFFKKMTDLESPRKNNDCYFYYYSTCAKGDSCTFRHEPSALGCETMCSFWKEGKCLNVHCNYRHMELRKNRKAIACYWESQPGGCLKQHCPFMHQNKSDPESPEKTDSNTEKQNNERSVPEKCQKNDVFKNSGVDSLVVNFEEAEQSPSSGDDLRKRIMERLSIKAQPPIDTEKRPAKRNLEVESETKHTKKQKKNEPNVNEIKIKTLAEIRAERNKRIHDQPTDAVVSKRKHSEIVFNDQKAVDETEVSSTSLDEDVNKPAASPPKKLKLRRRPLIVEESEKTVETVSNSVNNERGNNEKLETDQSRTSDRTECKPLGTDQSDFSKTMDEVLLLEDDEDDSNVSIRAEDDLLNEIDSILDE; from the exons ATGCCTGAAGACGTTTATTACTG TCACGACAACTTCTTCAAAAAAATGACGGACCTCGAATCGCCCCGTAAAAATAACGACTGTTATTTCTACTATTACTCCACATGTGCAAAG GGTGACAGTTGCACATTCCGGCATGAACCGTCTGCCTTAGGATGCGAAACGATGTGTTCATTTTGGAAAGAAGGCAAATGCCTAAATGTTCACTGCAATTATAGACACATGGAACTCAGG AAAAACAGAAAAGCAATCGCCTGTTATTGGGAGTCCCAACCTGGGGGCTGCCTTAAACAGCACTGTCCATTCATGCACCAGAACAAGAGTGATCCAGAATCTCCAGAGAAGACCGATAGCAATACag AGAAACAGAACAATGAAAGATCTGTGCCTGAGAAATGCCAGAAAAATGACGTCTTCAAAAACTCGGGCGTCGACAGTTTAGTGGTGAATTTTGAAGAAG cCGAACAGTCCCCATCATCTGGTGACGATCTCAGAAAACGTATAATGGAACGTTTGTCAATAAAAGCACAACCACCAATCGACACAGAAAAGCGACCGGCAAAAAGAAACCTAGAAGTAGAAAGTGAAACAAAACATAccaaaaaacagaaaaaaaatgaacCAAATGTTAATGAGATCAAGATCAAAACTCTGGCGGAAATACGAGCggaaagaaataaaaggaTTCACGATCAACCGACGGATGCTGTGGTTTCTAAACGGAAACACTCCGAGATCGTATTTAATGACCAAAAAGCGGTGGACGAAACGGAAGTAAGTAGTACGAGTTTAGATGAAGACGTCAACAAACCAGCGGCGAGTCCACcaaagaaattgaaattgagGAGGAGACCTCTTATTGTAGAGGAGAGTGAAAAGACAGTTGAAACTGTATCTAACAGTGTTAATAATGAACGTGGTAACAATGAAAAACTGGAAACTGATCAATCGCGTACTTCAGACAGAACTGAATGTAAACCTCTTGGAACTGACCAGAGTGATTTTAGTAAAACAATGGATGAAGTTCTATTGTTGGAAGATGATGAAGACGATAGTAATGTTAGTATTAGGGCAGAAGACGATTTATTAAATGAGATCGACAGTATATTAGATGAATAA
- the LOC109597786 gene encoding zinc finger CCCH domain-containing protein 11A isoform X2 — translation MTDLESPRKNNDCYFYYYSTCAKGDSCTFRHEPSALGCETMCSFWKEGKCLNVHCNYRHMELRKNRKAIACYWESQPGGCLKQHCPFMHQNKSDPESPEKTDSNTEKQNNERSVPEKCQKNDVFKNSGVDSLVVNFEEESDSESMPSHSPLKHPNRQIKTLDEIKLEKIQAEAAAYYSYGAEQSPSSGDDLRKRIMERLSIKAQPPIDTEKRPAKRNLEVESETKHTKKQKKNEPNVNEIKIKTLAEIRAERNKRIHDQPTDAVVSKRKHSEIVFNDQKAVDETEVSSTSLDEDVNKPAASPPKKLKLRRRPLIVEESEKTVETVSNSVNNERGNNEKLETDQSRTSDRTECKPLGTDQSDFSKTMDEVLLLEDDEDDSNVSIRAEDDLLNEIDSILDE, via the exons ATGACGGACCTCGAATCGCCCCGTAAAAATAACGACTGTTATTTCTACTATTACTCCACATGTGCAAAG GGTGACAGTTGCACATTCCGGCATGAACCGTCTGCCTTAGGATGCGAAACGATGTGTTCATTTTGGAAAGAAGGCAAATGCCTAAATGTTCACTGCAATTATAGACACATGGAACTCAGG AAAAACAGAAAAGCAATCGCCTGTTATTGGGAGTCCCAACCTGGGGGCTGCCTTAAACAGCACTGTCCATTCATGCACCAGAACAAGAGTGATCCAGAATCTCCAGAGAAGACCGATAGCAATACag AGAAACAGAACAATGAAAGATCTGTGCCTGAGAAATGCCAGAAAAATGACGTCTTCAAAAACTCGGGCGTCGACAGTTTAGTGGTGAATTTTGAAGAAG AGTCCGACAGTGAATCCATGCCTTCACACAGCCCGTTAAAACATCCAAATCGACAAATCAAGACATTGGATGAAATCAAATTGGAGAAAATCCAGGCTGAAGCTGCCGCTTACTATTCATATGGGG cCGAACAGTCCCCATCATCTGGTGACGATCTCAGAAAACGTATAATGGAACGTTTGTCAATAAAAGCACAACCACCAATCGACACAGAAAAGCGACCGGCAAAAAGAAACCTAGAAGTAGAAAGTGAAACAAAACATAccaaaaaacagaaaaaaaatgaacCAAATGTTAATGAGATCAAGATCAAAACTCTGGCGGAAATACGAGCggaaagaaataaaaggaTTCACGATCAACCGACGGATGCTGTGGTTTCTAAACGGAAACACTCCGAGATCGTATTTAATGACCAAAAAGCGGTGGACGAAACGGAAGTAAGTAGTACGAGTTTAGATGAAGACGTCAACAAACCAGCGGCGAGTCCACcaaagaaattgaaattgagGAGGAGACCTCTTATTGTAGAGGAGAGTGAAAAGACAGTTGAAACTGTATCTAACAGTGTTAATAATGAACGTGGTAACAATGAAAAACTGGAAACTGATCAATCGCGTACTTCAGACAGAACTGAATGTAAACCTCTTGGAACTGACCAGAGTGATTTTAGTAAAACAATGGATGAAGTTCTATTGTTGGAAGATGATGAAGACGATAGTAATGTTAGTATTAGGGCAGAAGACGATTTATTAAATGAGATCGACAGTATATTAGATGAATAA
- the LOC109597759 gene encoding programmed cell death protein 2: protein MSNVDLGFLEECEDWEVESRLFPSKVGGKPAWLDLENLPKVADLKCDKCNQVMIFLCQVYAPIEDDEDNFHRTLYVFICKNVSCCERNDSGNIKVFRNSLPRKNKFYDFDPPVDEPDDSFSINKYSQFCNLCGILAEKHCSQCKSVAYCDREHQVLDWKEGHKAECKTNNKSNRESKLLFPQKEIVIESESLQKCESNEEKELEKFKKLEEEGKTGTLNDISETELDAHATSDEDKVFSKFKKRVAENPEQILRYERNGTPLWIAAEPVPETVPNCACGASRQFEFQIMPQLLSLLNENELDWGVIAIYTCSKNCNIIEGYKKEFVFKQDVTLSSL from the coding sequence ATGTCTAATGTAGATCTTGGTTTTTTGGAAGAATGCGAAGATTGGGAGGTGGAAAGTCGCTTATTTCCAAGCAAAGTAGGCGGAAAACCAGCTTGGCTCGATTTAGAAAACTTGCCAAAAGTCGCCGACTTAAAATGCGACAAGTGTAACCAAGTTATGATTTTCTTATGTCAGGTGTATGCTCCTATCGAAGACGATGAGGACAATTTCCACAGGACTTTGTACGTATTTATTTGCAAGAATGTCTCGTGTTGCGAGAGAAATGACAGCGGCAATATAAAAGTATTCAGAAACAGTTTGCCACGAAAGAACAAGTTCTATGACTTTGATCCACCTGTTGATGAACCGGATGACAGTTTTAGTATCAACAAATACTCTCAGTTCTGTAACTTATGCGGTATTTTAGCAGAAAAGCATTGCAGTCAATGTAAGTCTGTGGCATATTGTGATAGGGAACATCAAGTTTTAGACTGGAAAGAGGGACACAAAGCAGAATGTAAAACTAACAATAAATCTAACAGAGAATCAAAGTTATTGTTTCCACAAAAAGAGATTGTTATTGAATCTGAAAGCTTACAAAAATGTGAGAGTAATGAAGAAAAAGAACttgaaaaattcaagaaattaGAAGAGGAAGGCAAAACTGGTACATTGAATGACATTTCAGAAACTGAATTAGATGCACATGCAACCTCAGATGAAGACAAAGTATTTTCCAAGTTCAAGAAAAGAGTTGCGGAAAATCCAGAACAAATTTTAAGGTATGAACGCAATGGGACACCTCTTTGGATTGCAGCAGAACCAGTTCCAGAGACAGTGCCAAATTGTGCATGTGGTGCAAGTAGGCAgtttgaatttcaaattatgcCTCAGTTGTTAAGTTTATTGAATGAAAATGAATTAGATTGGGGAGTTATTGCTATTTATACTTGTagcaaaaattgtaatattattgaagGATATAAGAAAGAATTCGTATTTAAACAAGATGTAACCTTAagtagtttataa